One part of the Alistipes onderdonkii genome encodes these proteins:
- the eptA gene encoding phosphoethanolamine--lipid A transferase EptA — protein sequence MVKPLKEKTNLTRISSVLSLFTLVAFHWPFFRLVLGNIEGGFNGVLITGGLGVLMFALNFLVYYLVLFLGRFVGKCILAFTFIGNAISLYFINTYQVLITDKMMGNVFNTRYSEASGFFSWSAVWYLLFLGVVPCIYIFARRFDYGSWKRFFARTGIALAVSLAIALINMQNWPWIDRNAPKLGSLVMPWSYTVNSVRYYNSVKKQNRKEIPLPDAKIVSDSKDVCVLIIGESARRENFSLYGYGKPTNPLLEKDSVTALIADAAATYTTAGVKAILDHKPSNKLYEILPNYLNRSGVDVVWRSNNWGEPPVHIDKFYKIKDIKSLHPEADDRYDGILLAGLREEILSGSKDKMLVVLHTSTSHGPTYYKKYPPEFEVFSPVCTTVEMSKADPKELMNAYDNTIVYTDYLIHSVIEILRGIPQRRSCVIFVSDHGESLGEGNLYMHGVPILVAPKEQIEIPFIVWTSDEALEIDPEKKVGQYHVFHSVLSFLGIDSPVYDESLDIFRQPEKDKN from the coding sequence ATGGTAAAGCCTCTGAAAGAAAAGACCAACCTCACCCGCATATCTTCGGTACTCAGCCTGTTTACGCTCGTGGCGTTCCACTGGCCGTTCTTCCGGCTGGTGCTCGGCAACATCGAAGGGGGCTTCAATGGCGTATTGATCACCGGAGGGCTGGGCGTGCTGATGTTCGCGCTCAATTTTCTCGTCTATTACCTCGTGCTCTTTCTCGGGCGCTTCGTCGGAAAGTGCATCCTTGCCTTCACATTCATAGGCAATGCCATAAGCCTCTATTTCATAAATACATACCAGGTGCTCATCACGGACAAGATGATGGGGAACGTATTCAACACCCGGTATTCGGAGGCTTCCGGATTCTTCTCATGGTCTGCCGTATGGTATCTCCTCTTCTTGGGGGTGGTTCCATGCATCTACATTTTTGCAAGGCGGTTCGACTACGGAAGCTGGAAGCGTTTTTTCGCCCGCACGGGCATCGCATTGGCGGTTTCTTTGGCCATAGCGCTGATCAATATGCAAAACTGGCCGTGGATCGACCGCAACGCGCCCAAGCTCGGCAGTCTGGTCATGCCGTGGTCGTATACGGTCAATTCCGTACGCTACTATAATTCCGTAAAGAAGCAGAACCGGAAAGAGATTCCCCTGCCCGACGCGAAGATCGTTTCCGACAGCAAGGATGTATGCGTGCTGATAATAGGAGAATCCGCCAGAAGGGAGAATTTCTCATTATACGGATACGGCAAGCCGACCAATCCGCTTCTGGAGAAAGACAGTGTGACCGCACTGATTGCAGATGCGGCTGCGACCTATACCACGGCAGGCGTGAAGGCCATTCTCGACCATAAGCCGTCCAACAAACTTTACGAAATCCTTCCGAACTATCTCAACCGCAGCGGCGTGGATGTGGTATGGCGCAGCAACAATTGGGGAGAGCCTCCCGTACACATCGACAAATTCTACAAGATAAAGGATATCAAATCATTGCACCCGGAAGCCGACGACAGGTACGACGGCATTCTGCTCGCAGGCCTCCGCGAAGAGATACTCTCCGGGAGCAAGGACAAGATGCTCGTCGTACTCCATACCAGCACGAGCCACGGCCCCACGTACTATAAGAAATACCCGCCGGAGTTCGAGGTGTTCAGCCCCGTATGCACTACGGTGGAGATGTCCAAAGCGGATCCGAAGGAGCTGATGAATGCCTACGACAACACCATCGTCTACACGGATTATCTCATTCATTCCGTAATAGAAATTCTTCGCGGGATTCCCCAAAGGCGCAGTTGCGTGATCTTCGTATCCGACCACGGAGAGTCCCTCGGCGAAGGGAATCTGTATATGCACGGCGTGCCCATACTTGTCGCGCCGAAGGAACAGATCGAGATCCCGTTCATCGTGTGGACATCGGATGAAGCGCTGGAAATAGATCCGGAGAAAAAGGTCGGGCAGTACCATGTCTTTCACAGCGTCCTGTCGTTCCTCGGGATCGACAGCCCTGTCTATGACGAATCGTTGGATATTTTCAGGCAGCCCGAAAAAGATAAAAACTAA
- a CDS encoding DMP19 family protein, whose product MIEITDTALQAAAAEGMDAFLRAFTDKYREALGGDPTAETISRLNGEQHSLLAYRIFRDEVTEGGFCQLIQNGYGAYIFGNPFARVMRLWGAERFSKLVYAAKKIYDAHREDLERERTDEEFMAMYEQYEAFDELEEEFGEMEEEVTETLARYVDAHLELFARLGAH is encoded by the coding sequence TTGATCGAAATTACAGACACGGCCCTGCAGGCGGCTGCCGCCGAAGGGATGGACGCATTCCTCCGGGCCTTTACCGACAAATACCGCGAGGCTCTCGGCGGCGACCCCACGGCCGAGACGATCTCCCGGCTCAACGGCGAACAGCATTCGCTGCTTGCCTACCGGATCTTCCGCGACGAAGTGACCGAAGGCGGGTTCTGCCAGCTTATCCAGAACGGTTACGGGGCCTACATCTTCGGCAACCCGTTCGCCAGGGTAATGCGCCTGTGGGGCGCGGAACGGTTCTCGAAACTGGTATACGCCGCGAAAAAAATCTACGACGCCCACCGCGAAGACCTCGAAAGGGAGCGCACCGACGAGGAGTTCATGGCCATGTACGAGCAGTACGAAGCGTTCGACGAACTGGAGGAGGAGTTCGGCGAAATGGAAGAGGAGGTGACCGAAACGCTCGCCCGCTATGTCGACGCACACCTGGAACTGTTCGCCCGGCTCGGGGCACATTAA